In a single window of the Larimichthys crocea isolate SSNF chromosome XVII, L_crocea_2.0, whole genome shotgun sequence genome:
- the tbc1d7 gene encoding TBC1 domain family member 7 → MADDPQRNFRSAYYEKVGFRGVEEKKSLEILLKDNPLDLEKLSTFSQRFPLPSMYRIHVWKVLLGILPPHSDSHTLVGGYRKEQYQDILEALEVMRYINSSTPSTHVYLRMFQLESQVLPRCSETSPPDEENEDFLSISRAMEEIVDDPIDCYWLIKCFVNQFHMKFGDSVPHLPKSLEHYLSQEEPRLLNHLKNSGALAQLPYGLWFRRCFAGCLPESSLQRVWDKVISGSCKILVFVALEILLSYKIMLMGINRPEGVVKFLCNIPQENTDAIVTKAIDLWHKYCGTPMHAV, encoded by the exons ATGGCGGACGACCCTCAGAGGAACTTCCGCTCTGCTTACTACGAGAAGGTCGGCTtcagaggagtggaggagaagaagtcTCTGGAGATTCTGCTCAAGGACAATCCTCTGG ATCTAGAAAAGCTGAGCACCTTCAGTCAGAGgttccccctcccctccatgTACAGGATCCATGTGTGGAAGGTATTATTGG GTATCTTACCACCACACAGTGACTCTCACACTCTGGTCGGAGGCTACAGGAAGGAGCAGTACCAGGACATCCTGGAGGCTCTGGAGGTGATGAGATACATCAACTCTTCCACGCCGTCCACCCACGTCTACCTGCGCATGTTTCAGCTGGAGAGCCAGGTGCTCCCACGGTGCTCCGAGACCTCCCCGCCG GACGAAGAGAACGAGGACTTCCTCTCCATCAGTCGGGCCATGGAGGAGATCGTAGACGATCCCATCGACTGCTATTGGCTGATCAAGTGTTTCGTCAATCAGTTCCACATGAAGTTTGGAGACTCTGTGCCAcatctg CCAAAGAGCCTGGAGCATTATCTGAGTCAGGAGGAGCCTCGACTGCTGAACCATCTGAAGAACAGCGGCGCTCTGGCTCAGCTGCCGTACGGCCTCTGGTTCAGACGCTGCTTCGCTGGCTGCCTGCCCGAATCCAGCCTGCAGAG GGTGTGGGACAAGGTGATCAGCGGCTCCTGTAAGATCCTGGTGTTTGTGGCCCTGGAGATCCTGCTGAGCTACAAGATCATGCTGATGGGCATAAACCGGCCCGAAGGCGTGGTCAAGTTTCTGTGTAAT attCCTCAAGAAAACACGGACGCCATCGTGACGAAAGCCATCGACTTGTGGCACAAATACTGCGGCACCCCGATGCACGCCGTGTAG